From Macaca mulatta isolate MMU2019108-1 chromosome 3, T2T-MMU8v2.0, whole genome shotgun sequence, the proteins below share one genomic window:
- the LOC106992329 gene encoding LOW QUALITY PROTEIN: SH3 domain and tetratricopeptide repeat-containing protein 1-like (The sequence of the model RefSeq protein was modified relative to this genomic sequence to represent the inferred CDS: inserted 2 bases in 1 codon; deleted 2 bases in 1 codon; substituted 3 bases at 3 genomic stop codons) codes for MMLPSVVLLCDLCACRVQECQSWELPSQLPGFPEPPLSSPGDGRDVITEIPPPCLGLEPQDTLPKVKNVLEQCKTWPGCPQEPASWDLCAASSNVSLQDPEEPSFFLESEDDWEDSEALSSLLLFLNALRYKASFRGLYNLALLWLSSMFCSFSDKEELTGCLAQARGAAKKAGLLMALARLCFLLGRLCSRRLKLSQARVYLEEALGALEGSFGDLLLVVAVYANLASIXRKQNXEKCTQVVPKAMTLLLGTPGHICSTEVEGELLQLAPQQAVGGQSLQAEARACFQLARQHVHLKQPEEALPFLERLLLLHRDSGAPEAAWLSDCSLLLADIYSWLLLLRKCLPHLVLSCVKVASLRTQDSLAGSLRSVNLVLQNALQPHSLPTQTSHYLRRALASLTPDTGQALRGLLHASLAQPYSHRGYHGPAVTFMTQAVEASAVAGVCAIMDCLVALAWLHVLHGQSPVALNFLQSVQDAVVASEDQEGVIANMVAVALKRTGQTRQAAEGYYCALRAAWYLGQRRNQAVVLAKFGTLCLHVSASSLAQHYLLGAVRLFSRLPCRECGRDFTHVHLXLGHLCTRQGPAQQGKCYYEWALLVTVEMDHVESQLPAIQWLCYLYSAVMPSEAQCVIYHELQLSLARKVSDKVLEGQLLETISQLYLSLGTEWAYKSALDYSKRSLGIFIDLQRKEKEAHAWLQAGKIYYILRQSELVDLYIQVAQNVDLYTGDPNLGLELFEAAGDIFFNGAWEREEGMSFYRDQALPLAVTTDNHKAELQLQLCNKLVALLATLEESQEGLEFTYMALALSITLGDRLNEHMAYHRLAALHHRLGHGKLAEHFYLKALXLCHSPLEFNEETLYYVKVYLVLGDIIFYDLKDPFDAARYYQLALAAAVDLGNKKAQLKIYTRPATISHNFLLDRKKSLFFYQNARTFATELNVRRVNPPPLPLCRWAPWLAPSHPR; via the exons AAATACCTCCACCTTGCCTGGGCCTGGAGCCACAGGACACCTTGCCGAAGGTGAAGAATGTTCTGGAACAATGCAAGACCTGGCCAGGCTGTCCCCAGGAGCCAGCGTCCTGGGATCTCTGTGCAGCATCCAGCAACGTGAGCTTGCAGGACCCCGAGGAGCCCTCCTTCTTCTTGGAATCTGAGGATGACTGGGAGGACTCAGAGGCCCTGAGCTCACTGCTGCTGTTCCTGAACGCCCTCAGGTACAAGGCCAGCTTCCGTGGCCTGTACAACTTGGCACTGCTATGGCTGAGCAGCATGTTCTGCAGCTTTAGCGACAAGGAGGAGCTGACTGGGTGCCTGGCACAGGCCCGAGGGGCAGCCAAGAAAGCTGGCCTCTTGATGGCCCTGGCCAGACTCTGCTTCCTCCTGGGGCGGCTGTGCAGCAGGAGGCTCAAGCTGTCCCAGGCCCGGGTGTACTTGGAGGAAGCACTGGGGGCCCTGGAGGGCAGCTTTGGGGACCTGCTCCTGGTGGTGGCTGTGTACgccaacctggccagcatttaACGGAAGCAGAA GGAGAAGTGTACACAGGTGGTTCCCAAAGCCATGACTCTGCTTCTGGGGACGCCCGGCCACATCTGCAGCACCGAGGTGGAGGGAGAGCTCCTGCAGCTGGCGCCGCAGCAGGCGGTGGGTGGCCAGAGCCTGCAGGCCGAGGCCCGGGCCTGCTTCCAGTTGGCCAGGCAGCATGTGCACCTCAAGCAGCCCGAGGAGGCCCTGCCCTTCCTGGAGCGGCTGCTGCTTTTGCACAGGGACTCGGGAGCCCCAGAGGCTGCGTGGCTCTCAGACTGCTCCCTACTGCTGGCTGACATCTACTCCTGGCTCCTACTCCTG CGCAAGTGCCTGCCCCACCTGGTGCTGAGCTGTGTCAAGGTGGCCTCATTGAGGACACAGGACTCACTGGCCGGCTCGCTGAGAAGCGTGAACCTGGTGCTCCAGAACGCCCTCCAGCCCCACAGCCTCCCAACCCAGACTTCCCACTACCTCAGGCGAGCGCTGGCCTCCCTAACCCCGGACACAGGCCAGGCGCTGCGCGGCCTTCTTCACGCCAGCCTGGCCCAGCCGTACAGCCACCGTGGCTACCACGGCCCAGCCGTCACCTTCATGACGCAGGCTGTGGAAGCCAGTGCTGTTGCCGGAGTCTGTGCCATCATGGACTGCCTGGTGGCCCTGGCCTGGCTGCACGTGCTTCATGGACAGAGCCCGGTGGCCCTGAACTTCCTGCAGTCTGTCCAGGATGCAGTGGTGGCCAGCGAGGACCAGGAGGGTGTGATTGCCAACATGGTGGCCGTGGCTCTGAAGAGGACAGGTCAGACGAGGCAGGCAGCCGAGGGCTACTACTGCGCCCTACGGGCGGCTTGGTACCTGGGCCAGCGGAGGAACCAGGCAGTGGTGCTGGCCAAGTTCGGGACCCTGTGCCTGCATGTGAGTGCCAGCAGCCTGGCCCAGCACTACCTCCTGGGGGCTGTGCGGCTGTTCTCGAGGCTTCCCTGCAGGGAGTGTGGCCGGGACTTCACCCACGTACACCTGTAGCTGGGCCACCTCTGCACCCGCCAGGGCCCAGCCCAGCAGGGCAAGTGCTACTACGAGTGGGCTCTTCTGGTCACCGTGGAGATGGACCACGTGGAGA gccaGCTGCCGGCCATCCAGTGGCTGTGCTACTTATACAGCGCCGTCATGCCCAGCGAGGCCCAGTGTGTCATCTACCACGagctccagctctccctggccCGCAAGGTGTCTGACAAGGTGCTGGAGGGGCAGCTCCTGGAGACCATCAGTCAGCTCTACCTGTCCCTGGGCACGGAGTG GGCCTACAAATCCGCTCTGGACTACAGCAAACGAAGTCTGGGGATTTTCATTGACCtccagaggaaagagaaggaggcacatgcctggctacaagcagggaagatctattaCATCCTGCGGCAGAGCGAGCTGGTGGACCTGTACATCCAG gtggcacagaatgtggacctgtacacaggcgaccccaacctggggctggagctgtttgaggcagctggagacatctTCTTCAATGGGGCCTGGGAGCGGGAGGAAGGCATGTCCTTCTACcgg GACCAGGCCCTGCCCCTGGCAGTGACTACGGACAACCACAAGGCGGAGCTGCAGCTACAGCTGTGCAACAAGCTGGTGGCACTCCTGGCCACGCTGGAGGAGTCCCAGGAGGGCTTGGAGTTTACCTACATGGCCCTAGCACTCAGCATCACTCTGG GGGACCGGCTGAACGAGCACATGGCCTACCACCGGCTAGCTGCCCTGCACCACCGGCTGGGCCATGGCAAGCTGGCGGAGCACTTCTACCTCAAGGCCCTGTAGCTCTGCCACTCGCCGCTGGAGTTCAACGAGGAGACCCTCTACTACGTGAAGGTGTACCTGGTGCTCGGTGACATCATCTTCTACGACCTGAag GACCCGTTTGATGCAGCCAGGTACTACCAGCTGGCACTGGCAGCTGCCgtggacctgggcaacaagaaggcacAGCTGAAGATCTACACGCGGCCGGCCACCATCTCCCACAACTTCCTCCTGGACCGCAAGAAGTCGCTCTTCTTCTACCAGAATGCCAGGACCTTCGCCACAGAACTCAACGTCCGCAGGGTCAACCCacctcctctgccactctgccGGTGGGCCCCCTGGTTGGCCCCCAGCCACCCTCGCTGA